The DNA region GGAGAGGCTGCGCTGCGACCGGTAGTTGGACGCCCGCCGGGAGAGGTCGCGGATGACCAGTCCGGAGACCCAGATCCGGCCACCGCCGACCTGTCCGTCGAGGAGCGATTCCCCGTCCTCGTCGTTCCATCCGGTGTTGCCTATCTGGGGGGCGGTGGTGACGACGATCTGGCGGCAGTAGGAGGGATCGGTGAGCGTCTCCTGGTATCCCGACATGGCGGTGGTGAACACGGCTTCCCCGAGGGTGGTGCCGGTCGCGCCGAAGGAGGTACCGCGGTGGATGCGTCCGTCCTCGAGGACGAGCGCGGCGGGCTGCGGGGCCCCCTGCGGCGCGGGCGTGGTGCTGTGCGGTGTCACTGGTTCTCCTCGGTGGTGGCGCTGGGGCTGGGGGTCGTGTCGGAGGGGGCGGCGTCTCCGCGTAGGGCCTCCCAGCGGGGATAGGTGTCCTTGTCGTCGGCCCGGAAACCGGAGTCGATGAGTGTTCGGCCGTCGGTGCCCGTCACCTGCCAGCGTGCGACCAGGATGCCGCCGCCGGGCACGGTCTTGTTGGCCAGCGCCGAGGCGCGGCGCACGTCGACGAGGTCCGCGCGGGGGATCCACACGTCGGCGTCGGCGAGTTCGAGGTGCACGCCGCCGGTGTGGGCGGTCAGGGTGGCGGCCGAGCGGTGGCCGAGCGGCGGGCGGGCGATCCGGGCCTGCCAGTCCCCCGCGATGGTACTGCCGATGTAGACACCGGTCAGCGGCCCCAGGACGATGTCGCCCGGGTCCGAGGGCCGGGCCGGGAGATCATCGAAGAGACCGGCCTGGGAGCGGCTACGGTTCCGCCATCCCAGCGTCATCAGCCCGATCAGCGTCAGCAGGACGGCGACGACGATGATGACGGTCCAGTAGTCCTGGGTCATGCGAGTACCTCTCCGTCGCGGGTGGTCAGGCGGCCCCGGTACACGGTGCCGATGACCCTCGCCGCGAATGTCATTCCCTCGTAGGGGGTGTTGGCGGACAGACTTGCGAGCGCGTCGCCGACGACGGTCCACGGCGAGTCGGGGTCGACGACGGCGAGGTTCGCGGGCTCCCCCACGGCGATCGGTCGACCCTGGTCCGACAGGCCGGCGATCTCGGCGGGCCGGGTGCTCATGACGCGGGCGAGGTCCCGCCAGGTCATGTCCCCGGTCTCGACGAGCAGGGCGGCCACGATGGGCAGGGCGGTCTCGAGCCCGAGCATCCCCGGCCGGGCGGCGGCGAACTCGCAGCACTTCTCCTGTGCGGCGTGGGGGGCGTGGTCGGTGGCCACGCAGTCGATCACGCCGGACCTCAGCGCCTCCCGCAGGGCGAGGGTGTCGTGTGCCTCGCGGAGGGGCGGGTTGACGCGGTAGACGCCGTCGTAGGTCTCGAGACGGGAGTCGTCGAGCAGCAGGTGATGCGGGGTGACCTCCGCGGTGATCGAGATCCCCTGGGCCTTGGCCCACCGGAGCAGTTCGACGGTGCCGGTCGTGGACGCGTGGCAGATGTGCACGCGGGCACCGGCGTCACGGGCCAGGATCGCGTCGCGGGCCACGATCGACTCCTCCGCCGATCGCGGCCACCCGGTCAGGCCCAGGCGGGCGGCGTTGGGCCCTTCGTGGGCCACCGCGCCGCCGGTCAACCGGGGCTCCTCGGCGTGCTGGGCGATGAGCACGCCGAGCCCGGCCGAGTACTCCAGGGCGCGACGCATCACGAGGGGGTCGTGGACGCACATCCCGTCATCGGAGAAGACCCGGACGCGGGCCTCCCCCGTGGCCATCTGACCCATCTCGGTGAGCTGCTCGCCCTTGAGGCCCACGGTGACGGCGCCGACGGGGTGGACGTCGCACAGTCCGACCTCGCGCCCGATGCGCCAGACCGAGTCGGCGACCGTCTGGTTGTCCTGCGGCGGCTGGGTGTTGGCCATGGCGAACACGGCCGTGTACCCGCCGCGAGCCGCCGCGGCGGAACCCGAGTGGATGGTCTCGGTGTCCTCGCGCCCGGGCTCCCGCAGGTGGGTGTGCAGGTCGACGAATCCCGGCAGCAGGACGGCGCCGGCGGCGTCGAGGGTCTCGGTGTCCGTGGAGGACGGATCGACGGAGTCGGCGGCGTCCGGGCCGATCGCGGCGATGACGCCGTCGCGCACGACGACGTCGACCGGGTCGCCCTCTCCGTACGGGCGCGCCCGCCGGATCAACAGGGTGGGTGCGTGGGGGGCGCTCACTCGGGTGTTCCTTCCGTGCCGACGAGGGTGTGGAGTAGGACGGACATGCGGACGTGCACGCCGTTGGTGACCTGCTGGAGGATCGCCGAGGACGGCGCGTCGGCGGCGTCGAAGCCGATCTCCATCCCCCGCACCATCGGCCCCGGGTGGAGGACCACCATGTCCTCGCCGAGCCGCGCGGCGCGCGCCGGGCCGAGCCCGTAGCGCACCGCGTACTCACGGGCCGACGGGAAGAACCCGCCGTTCATCCGTTCGGCCTGGACACGCAGCATCATGACGGCGTCCGCGCCGTCGAGTTCGGCGTCGAGGTCGGTCGAGGCGCGGACCGGCCAGCTGTCCACGCCCACCGGGAGCAGCGTGGGCGGGGCGACGAGGACGACCTCGGCACCCAGCGTGGACAGCAGCAGGGCGTTGGACCGGGCGACGCGCGAGTGCAGGATGTCCCCGACGATCACCACCCGGCGTCCGTCGAACCCGCCCAGCCGCTCACGCAGGGTCATCGCGTCGAGCAGGGCCTGGGTGGGGTGCTCGTGCATCCCGTCACCGGCGTTGATGACCGACGGGCCCGCCCCGCCCGGCGCGACCCATCCGGCGATCTGTTGCGCCGATCCCGAGGCGGGGTGCCTCACGATGAGGGCGTCCGCGCCGATCGCGGTGAGCGTCAGCGCCGTGTCGCGCAACGACTCGCCCTTCTGGACCGAGGAGGCGCTGGCGGAGACGTTGATGACGTCCGCGCTCATCCACTTGCCGGCGGTCTCGAAGGACACACGCGTGCGGGTGGAGTTCTCGTAGAACACGGTCAGGACGGTCTTGCCCCGCAGCGTCGGGAGCTTGCGGACCTCACGCCCGAGGAGCATCTCCTTGAGTCGCTCCGCCTCGTCGAGGATCGACAGGGCCGCGTCGCGGTCGAGGTCGGCCGCGGAGAGCAGGTGCTTCATCGGGTCTCCTCCGAGTCCGGGCGCCGCAGTACCACCGCGTCGACACCGTCGATCTCGGTGAGCCGGACCGACACACCCTCGTCGCGGGAGGTGGGGACGTTCTTGCCCACGTAGTCGGCGCGGATCGGCAGTTCGCGATGGCCGCGGTCGACCAGCACGGCCAGCTGGACGCGGGCCGGTCTGCCCAGATCGCGCAGCGCGTCGAACGCCGCCCGGATGGTCCGGCCCGAGAACAGGACGTCGTCGACGAGGATCACCGTCGCGCCGTCGATCCCGGCGGTCGGGACCCGGGTGGGACCCATCGGCCGGTGGGGGCCACCGGCGAGATCGTCTCGGTAGAGCGTGACGTCGAGTGATCCCGCGTGGACGTCGGCCCCGCTGAACTCACGGATCCTCTCCGCGAGGCGGGCCGCGAGCGGTACACCCCGGGTGGGGATCCCCAGCAACACCACGGGGCCCGAGTCGGGTGCATCCGCTGCGGTGCGTTCGATGATCTGATGTGCCAGGCGGGACACCGTCCTGGCGACGTCGTCGGACGTGAAGAGTGACACCGAGTTCGTCTCCGAACCGTCAGCGCTCACCGATCACCACCTCCTTGTCCGCCTCGCTGGACGGCTCGTTAAAGGGATAGCTTTCGGTCCTGGACTCTATCAGTCCCCGGGGTGCGTTCCGGGATCGGCGGACGTGGTCTCGGACACGTCCCCGGCGACGTCGGGCGTGGACCCGGACTCGTCCGCGGCGGGCTCGGCACCCAGGCCCGACACGGCCCGCTCGGCGGCCCTGATGTGCTGGGCCAGTCCGGCCACCCGGTCGAGCACCGCGTTGACGTACGGGACCGACTTCTCCGCGGACAGGTCGGACACCAGCAGGACCGCCTGGTCGATCACGACCGCCGCATCCACCTCGTCCGTGCCGAAGAGCAGTTCCCAGGCCCCGGCGCGCAGGACCGCGCGGTCGACGGCGGGCAGGCGCTCCAGAGTCCACTCGCGGAGGTGCTCGGAGATGGTGGAGTCCAGCCGGTCGAGTCGCTCGGCGACGCCGGTGACGATCTCCATGGTGTACGGCGCGACGTCGTGGAACTCCTGGGAGTCCTCGCCCATCTGTCGGCGTTCCTCGGCGAGCGCCACCACGTCCGCATCGCGGAGCTCCGCCTCGAAGAGCAGGGAGACGGCACGTCTACGCGCCCGGTAGCGCGATCCGCGACTCCGGTGATCGGCCTCGTCCGCCATGATCAGTCGTTCACCCGGCTGAGGTAGTGACCGTCGCGGGTGTCGATACGCAGCTTGTCGCCGGTGCTGATGAACAGCGGCACCTGGACCTCGGCACCCGTCTCCAGGGTGGCCGGCTTCGTTCCACCGGTGGAGCGGTCGCCCTGCAGACCCGGGTCGGTGTGCTGCACCACCAAGTCGACGGCGACCGGCATCTCGGCGAACAGCGGCGCGCCCTCGTGCATGGAGACCTGGACCGAGGTGTTCTCGAGCAGGAACCGCGCGCCGTCGCCCATCACGGCGGGGCTGACGTTGATCTGCTCGTAGTCCTGCTCGTCCATGAGGACGTAGTCCTCGCCATCGCGGTACAGGAAGGTCATGTCGCGGCGGTCGACCGTCGCGATCTCGACCTTCACACCGGCGCTGAACGTCTTGTCGATGTTCTTCCCGGTGACGACGTTCTTCATCTTGGTCCGCACGAAGGCGGGACCCTTTCCGGGCTTGACGTGCTGGAACTCGACGATCTGCCAGAGCTGACCCTCCTCCTTGAGGACGAGGCCGTTCTTGAAGTCGGCGGTGGACGCCATGGTCGGTACTCCTTCGGGAAGTCGTCCGCGCCGACGCCGTGTGCCGGCGCCGCGCGAATGGTCGTGGGTCGGTCCCTCAGAGCACCCTGAGAGCCTTCGACGTGGTGGTCAGGGACCTTCCGCCTCCGCCGGTGACGGCTACGGTGTCCTCGATTCGGATCCCGCCGAGGCCCGGGAGGTAGATCCCCGGCTCGATGGTGATCACATCGCCGTCGGACAGTGTACTCGTGGACCGGGTGGACACCGCGGGCGCTTCGTGTACGTCCAACCCCACCCCGTGCCCGAGCGAATGTCCGAAGTGGTCGCCGAACCCGGCGTCGGCGATGAGGTCCCGACTCACGGCGTCGAGATCCGCGCACGGGACGCCCGGGCGGACGGCCTCGACGCCCGCCACCTGTGCACGGCGGACGATCTCATAGGCATCGAGCAGGCGGTCCGGGGCGGTTCCGAGAGCGACGGTGCGGGTGCAGTCGGAGGCGTATCCCGACACAGTGGCGCCGAAGTCCACCACCACGAGGTCGCCGTCGGCCAGGACCCGGTCGCCGGGAACGTGGTGCGGGTGCGCGCCGTTGGGGCCGGAGGCCACGATCGTCTCGAAGGCGACCCCGTCCGATCCGGCCCGCCGCATCGCGTGCTCGAGATCGGCCGCGATGTCCCGTTCGGTCCGGCCGGCGATCACCAGGTGCTGCTCCAGCACATGGGTCCACGCCTCGTCGACCACGGTGCACGCTCGTTCGATGAGCGCGAGTTCGTCAGGGTCCTTGGCGCGGCGCACCTGCTCGACCAGGCCGCTCGTCTCCACGATCCGCGCGCCCGCTCCCCCGGTTGCCGCGAGCACCCGGCGCAGCGCCGCCGCAGCGGAGAGGGTCAGCTGATCCGCCTCGACGGCGAGCGGGGCGTCGGCGGGTCCGCGGCGACGGCCGAGGACCCCGGCGACGTACTCGCGTGAGATCACGTGACCCACGTCCGGGGCCTGCTCGACGACCTGGAGTTCGTACCGGGAATCCGTGCAGAGGACCGCCTCGCCGTCGCCCTCGACGAGCACGGCCCCACCCGACCCCGAGAACCC from Dietzia sp. B32 includes:
- a CDS encoding dihydroorotase, whose protein sequence is MSAPHAPTLLIRRARPYGEGDPVDVVVRDGVIAAIGPDAADSVDPSSTDTETLDAAGAVLLPGFVDLHTHLREPGREDTETIHSGSAAAARGGYTAVFAMANTQPPQDNQTVADSVWRIGREVGLCDVHPVGAVTVGLKGEQLTEMGQMATGEARVRVFSDDGMCVHDPLVMRRALEYSAGLGVLIAQHAEEPRLTGGAVAHEGPNAARLGLTGWPRSAEESIVARDAILARDAGARVHICHASTTGTVELLRWAKAQGISITAEVTPHHLLLDDSRLETYDGVYRVNPPLREAHDTLALREALRSGVIDCVATDHAPHAAQEKCCEFAAARPGMLGLETALPIVAALLVETGDMTWRDLARVMSTRPAEIAGLSDQGRPIAVGEPANLAVVDPDSPWTVVGDALASLSANTPYEGMTFAARVIGTVYRGRLTTRDGEVLA
- a CDS encoding aspartate carbamoyltransferase catalytic subunit, translating into MKHLLSAADLDRDAALSILDEAERLKEMLLGREVRKLPTLRGKTVLTVFYENSTRTRVSFETAGKWMSADVINVSASASSVQKGESLRDTALTLTAIGADALIVRHPASGSAQQIAGWVAPGGAGPSVINAGDGMHEHPTQALLDAMTLRERLGGFDGRRVVIVGDILHSRVARSNALLLSTLGAEVVLVAPPTLLPVGVDSWPVRASTDLDAELDGADAVMMLRVQAERMNGGFFPSAREYAVRYGLGPARAARLGEDMVVLHPGPMVRGMEIGFDAADAPSSAILQQVTNGVHVRMSVLLHTLVGTEGTPE
- the pyrR gene encoding bifunctional pyr operon transcriptional regulator/uracil phosphoribosyltransferase PyrR, encoding MSADGSETNSVSLFTSDDVARTVSRLAHQIIERTAADAPDSGPVVLLGIPTRGVPLAARLAERIREFSGADVHAGSLDVTLYRDDLAGGPHRPMGPTRVPTAGIDGATVILVDDVLFSGRTIRAAFDALRDLGRPARVQLAVLVDRGHRELPIRADYVGKNVPTSRDEGVSVRLTEIDGVDAVVLRRPDSEETR
- the nusB gene encoding transcription antitermination factor NusB, translated to MADEADHRSRGSRYRARRRAVSLLFEAELRDADVVALAEERRQMGEDSQEFHDVAPYTMEIVTGVAERLDRLDSTISEHLREWTLERLPAVDRAVLRAGAWELLFGTDEVDAAVVIDQAVLLVSDLSAEKSVPYVNAVLDRVAGLAQHIRAAERAVSGLGAEPAADESGSTPDVAGDVSETTSADPGTHPGD
- the efp gene encoding elongation factor P; the protein is MASTADFKNGLVLKEEGQLWQIVEFQHVKPGKGPAFVRTKMKNVVTGKNIDKTFSAGVKVEIATVDRRDMTFLYRDGEDYVLMDEQDYEQINVSPAVMGDGARFLLENTSVQVSMHEGAPLFAEMPVAVDLVVQHTDPGLQGDRSTGGTKPATLETGAEVQVPLFISTGDKLRIDTRDGHYLSRVND
- a CDS encoding Xaa-Pro peptidase family protein, which encodes MIERLAPRRRAVASALPGVGADALLVTDPRNIAYLTGFSGSGGAVLVEGDGEAVLCTDSRYELQVVEQAPDVGHVISREYVAGVLGRRRGPADAPLAVEADQLTLSAAAALRRVLAATGGAGARIVETSGLVEQVRRAKDPDELALIERACTVVDEAWTHVLEQHLVIAGRTERDIAADLEHAMRRAGSDGVAFETIVASGPNGAHPHHVPGDRVLADGDLVVVDFGATVSGYASDCTRTVALGTAPDRLLDAYEIVRRAQVAGVEAVRPGVPCADLDAVSRDLIADAGFGDHFGHSLGHGVGLDVHEAPAVSTRSTSTLSDGDVITIEPGIYLPGLGGIRIEDTVAVTGGGGRSLTTTSKALRVL